One part of the Phoenix dactylifera cultivar Barhee BC4 chromosome 4, palm_55x_up_171113_PBpolish2nd_filt_p, whole genome shotgun sequence genome encodes these proteins:
- the LOC103699458 gene encoding bifunctional protein FolD 1, mitochondrial, translating into MFLPQNWFVPAQVCHIDRMRVRPFLVPVIRHAPTSGAQRESRNIKPRSLSLPLRWIARFVGAGIAMRALVCRINRELAATPRPSLALRSLGSRFSHHHHHDSPTKKEKKRSYILGLDLPDIWSPPPRSTSPSPPSSQTPVDFELIPTIINGKLIAEEIRSGIAKEVCQMKETISKVPGLAVVLVGQRRDSQTYVRYKIKACQEVGIRSLSAELPDDCPEDEVVNTVLSFNEDPSIHGILVQLPLPQHMNEEKILNAVSLEKDVDGFHPLNMGNLALRDREPLFIPCAAKACIELLFRSGVDLMGKNVAVIGRSKVVGLPLSLLLQRHHATISIIHAFTKNPEDITREADIVISAAGVANLVRGSWLKKGTIVIDVGTNPIEDPSSEHGYYLSGDVCFEEAVQVVSAITPVPGGVGPVTIAMLLSNTLDSAKRAYGLS; encoded by the exons ATGTTCCTCCCACAAAATTGGTTCGTCCCAGCCCAAGTATGTCACATTGACCGTATGAGGGTGAGACCGTTTCTAGTGCCGGTTATACGCCACGCTCCAACATCTGGGGCCCAAAGGGAAAGCAGAAACATAAAACCTCGAAGCCTCTCCCTTCCACTGCGTTGGATAGCGCGCTTCGTGGGTGCGGGGATAGCAATGAGAGCCCTGGTATGTAGGATAAACAGGGAGCTGGCCGCGACGCCACGGCCTTCTTTAGCGCTGAGGTCTCTCGGCTCCCGCTtctcccaccaccaccaccacgatAGCCCaacgaagaaggagaagaagaggagctaTATCCTGGGACTGGACCTCCCTGACATTTGGAGCCCTCCTCCCAGATCCACCTCTCCTTCCCCTCCGTCGTCTCAAACCCCAG TGGATTTTGAGTTGATCCCAACAATTATCAATGGAAAACTTATTGCGGAGGAAATAAGATCTGGAATTGCTAAGGAAGTATGCCAAATGAAGGAAACAATCAGCAAAGTTCCTGGACTAGCCGTAGTTTTGGTGGGTCAGAGAAGGGACTCCCAAACTTATGTGCGTTATAAAATAAAGGCTTGCCAAGAAGTTGGTATCAGATCTCTGTCAGCAGAATTGCCTGATGATTGTCCAGAGGATGAAGTAGTGAATACTGTGTTGAGCTTTAATGAAGATCCATCTATTCATGGTATCCTAGTGCAACTACCTTTACCACAA CATATGAATGAGGAGAAGATTTTGAATGCTGTAAGTCTAGAAAAAGATGTTGATGGCTTCCATCCACTTAATATGGGAAATCTTGCTTTGAGAGACAGAGAACCTCTTTTCATTCCTTGTGCTGCAAAGGCTTGTATCGAATTGTTGTTCCGATCTGGTGTTGACCTCATGGGGAAAAATGTGGCTGTGATTGGGCGAAGCAAGGTGGTTGGGTTGCCGCTTTCCTTGCTATTGCAG AGGCACCATGCTACGATAAGCATTATTCATGCCTTCACCAAAAACCCAGAAGATATCACTCGTGAAGCCGATATTGTGATCTCAGCTGCAGGGGTGGCGAACCTGGTACGTGGAAGTTGGCTAAAGAAAGGTACAATTGTAATCGATGTTGGAACAAATCCTATTGAG GACCCTAGCAGCGAGCATGGTTACTACCTCTCAGGAGACGTTTGCTTTGAAGAAGCAGTGCAGGTGGTCTCAGCTATTACCCCAGTTCCTGGTGGAGTTGGACCTGTGACGATTGCCATGCTGCTTTCCAATACACTTGACTCAGCCAAACGAGCATACGGATTAAGCTAG
- the LOC103712727 gene encoding pentatricopeptide repeat-containing protein At5g66520 — MSALLLSPTSHIPLKPEAECIPSLDKCLDKEELKQVHARMIKTGLILDAIPASRLLVGLCGASDAGSLTYALMVFERIQNPNTFMWNTMIRSLSNGSNPEEAILLYSQMLHDAVPHNSYTFPFLLKACANLPSAAAETQQIHCHIIKTGFALEACTTNSLLHVYAKSGSILSASQLFDSIPCRDTVSWNSMINGYARSGKIEMARELFDQMENKNIISWTTMIAGYVENCLCKEALELFREMQAMDIEPDTVALASVLTACAHLGALDQGRWIHAYVKKKQIGLDPVLRCVLMDMFAKCGELDEALAVFRNTKERNVCMWTAMIAGFAAHGQGREALDLFADMERTGIKPNGITFTGVLTACSYAGMVEEGKSIFERIAKDCNMSPSVEHYGCMVDLLGRAGLLKEAEEMIKTMPVKPNAAVWGALLDACRVHRNFELGRRVGKILMDLEPKQSGRYVQLAGILAAEGCWDEAAAVRNLMKERGAAKLPGCSSISLSGCVHEFVAGDRSHRQTEEIYLEWDNILRRLKKGGYVPLTENLLLDLGEEEEKETAIHCHSEKLAIAFGFITTKPGATIRIVKNLRVCSDCHVVSKLISKVYSRKIIMRDRTRFHVFMNGQCSCGDYW; from the coding sequence ATGTCAGCTCTGCTGCTCTCCCCTACGAGCCATATCCCCTTGAAGCCAGAGGCAGAATGCATCCCTTCGCTGGATAAATGTCTAGACAAGGAAGAACTAAAGCAAGTTCATGCCCGAATGATCAAAACTGGCCTCATTCTAGATGCCATTCCAGCTAGCAGACTATTGGTTGGCCTGTGTGGTGCCTCCGATGCCGGCAGCCTGACCTATGCTCTGATGGTTTTCGAAAGAATTCAGAATCCTAACACATTCATGTGGAACACCATGATCAGATCCCTGTCCAACGGTAGCAATCCAGAAGAAGCTATTCTCCTTTACTCCCAGATGCTACATGATGCAGTTCCACACAATTCCTACACCTTTCCCTTCTTGCTCAAGGCCTGTGCTAATCTGCCATCGGCCGCAGCCGAGACCCAACAGATCCACTGTCATATAATTAAGACCGGCTTTGCTTTGGAGGCTTGCACCACCAATTCTCTCCTCCACGTCTATGCTAAATCTGGCAGCATTCTCTCGGCCAGCCAACTGTTTGATTCGATCCCATGCAGAGACACGGTCTCCTGGAACTCGATGATCAATGGATATGCAAGAAGTGGCAAAATTGAGATGGCGCGCGAATTATTTGATCAGATGGAGAATAAGAACATCATCTCGTGGACGACGATGATCGCCGGATATGTCGAGAACTGCCTCTGTAAGGAAGCCTTGGAACTTTTTCGAGAAATGCAGGCGATGGATATAGAACCTGATACAGTTGCCCTCGCCAGTGTGCTCACAGCATGCGCTCATCTTGGAGCTCTGGATCAAGGGAGATGGATCCACGCCTACGTAAAGAAGAAACAAATTGGATTGGACCCGGTGCTGCGGTGTGTTCTCATGGACATGTTTGCCAAGTGCGGCGAACTGGATGAAGCTCTAGCCGTCTTCAGGAATACCAAGGAGAGAAACGTTTGCATGTGGACGGCGATGATCGCCGGTTTTGCGGCGCACGGGCAAGGAAGAGAAGCCCTCGATCTGTTCGCCGACATGGAGAGAACAGGAATTAAGCCGAATGGTATCACTTTCACTGGAGTCCTGACAGCATGCAGTTATGCAGGAATGGTTGAGGAAGGGAAATCGATTTTTGAGAGAATAGCAAAAGACTGCAATATGAGCCCATCGGTCGAGCACTATGGCTGTATGGTTGATCTTTTAGGCCGAGCTGGGCTGCTGAAGGAAGCAGAAGAGATGATTAAAACGATGCCTGTAAAGCCAAATGCCGCAGTCTGGGGAGCACTGCTCGATGCCTGTCGAGTGCACAGAAACTTTGAGCTGGGAAGGCGCGTAGGAAAGATCCTGATGGATTTAGAACCGAAGCAAAGCGGGCGATATGTCCAGTTGGCCGGCATTCTTGCAGCAGAGGGATGCTGGGATGAAGCAGCGGCGGTGAGGAATCTGATGAAGGAAAGGGGAGCTGCAAAGCTTCCAGGATGCAGTTCTATCAGCCTGAGTGGATGTGTCCATGAATTCGTTGCGGGAGACAGGTCACACCGACAGACGGAAGAGATTTATCTCGAGTGGGACAATATTTTGAGGAGATTGAAGAAAGGAGGATATGTTCCATTGACTGAAAACTTGCTGTTGGAtttgggggaggaggaggagaaagaaacagCAATACATTGCCACAGTGAGAAGCTGGCAATTGCATTTGGTTTCATTACAACTAAACCAGGAGCAACAATTCGAATCGTCAAGAATCTCAGGGTGTGCTCCGACTGCCACGTCGTAAGCAAGCTCATCAGCAAGGTTTACAGTCGTAAAATAATCATGCGCGATAGGACTCGTTTCCATGTTTTTATGAATGGGCAATGTTCTTGCGGAGACTATTGGTGA